One window from the genome of Dermacentor silvarum isolate Dsil-2018 chromosome 7, BIME_Dsil_1.4, whole genome shotgun sequence encodes:
- the LOC119457840 gene encoding ubiquinol-cytochrome-c reductase complex assembly factor 2: MAGGNLYREFMKICSVWPVDPVRSGKCLGEFVRRKVAEEFRQSEQTVVQDPQECGRRLDSLRALASDRYARQYPRISASSALGLTRAECAKVIVDSLHTAQGAKEEKSLLENLKERLSFKTDIPESSPPESKK; encoded by the coding sequence ATGGCAGGGGGCAACTTGTACCGCGAATTCATGAAAATCTGCAGCGTTTGGCCTGTTGATCCCGTCAGGAGCGGCAAATGCCTCGGCGAGTTCGTACGGCGTAAGGTGGCCGAAGAGTTCCGGCAGAGCGAGCAGACCGTCGTGCAGGACCCTCAGGAGTGCGGACGTCGGTTGGACAGCCTGCGTGCCCTTGCCTCTGATCGGTACGCCAGGCAGTACCCGAGGATCTCCGCGTCGTCTGCTTTGGGGCTCACGCGCGCCGAGTGCGCCAAGGTGATCGTCGATAGCCTGCACACTGCCCAAGGCGCGAAAGAGGAGAAATCGCTGCTGGAAAATCTGAAAGAGAGGCTCTCCTTCAAGACCGACATCCCCGAATCGTCGCCTCCGGAAAGCAAGAAGTGA